GCAAGGCTAGGGAGTACCTGTATTTCAAGTTATACGGCAAACAATGCATCACTCCAGTTGCAATAATGACAAGTGCAGCAAAAAGCAATCATGAGCGTGTCACCTCACTGTGTGAGGAACTCCACTGGTTCGGAAGAGGAAGATCAAATTTTAAACTTTTCGAACAGGTAGAAATTCACATGCTTCCCATTCCTATGACTCGATGAATTAATGTGTGTTCTTATATTTATTACATAAGCTGTTCATTTGGTGATTTAAATTGTCAAATTGCTAGCCTCTTGTTCCAGCTGTTAGTGCAGAAGATGGACAATGGTTGGCGAGTGGACCATTCAAACCTATATGCAAACCAGGTGGTCATGGGGTGATCTGGAAACTTGCCTATAATGAAGGTGTTTTCCAGTGGTTTTATGATCATGGAAGACGAGGTGCGACTGTGAGACAAGTCAGGTCAATTTCAAATTGATATTTGCTGTTTCAAGATAATTACTAGCTTTCAGTGGCAAGAGATAATGGGGGATAATTTATGTCCTGAATATGGTAGACATTGTTGACTTTGCAGTAACGTTGTGGCATCTACAGATTTGACTCTTTTGGCTTTAGCTGGACTTGGTTTGCGTCAGGGAAAGGTAAGGTTTAACATATCATGTCAGTTTTAAAAGCATCGAATTTGGGCAGTAGAAAAGTTAGAGAATTGGATTTGATTTGACTTGTCTTCAAGCTATTCTTGATAGTTCTGTATTCCTGAAATTGGATTGAGAGAACTTTGCTGATTAGGCAAAATAATGAATCCTTTTAGTTCATGAAATTAGTGTCACCTTGGAAAAAATAATCAATTCTTTTAAATGCTTGGACAAGCTGGAACAATTTATGGAACACAAAATATATTTAGGTTTCTTGCCTGCTTGGACAAGCCAAAACAAGAGTATATTTAGGTCTAAGCCATGCGCTGAATCCTTGACTTCGTGCCTTATTTCTTGCTTGCTCTGCACTGGAATCAATCTTCTATTTACTTTTTATAATCTTTGGTCAAATTCAAAATTTCCAGAAACTGGGCTTTGCTTCATGCAAGCGAAATGCGGGTGCTACTGAAGGCATAAATGTTCTAATTGAGAAGAAGAATCTTGAGGGGAAATGGACCTATGGTATATCCTGCATAGAATATACCGAGTTTGACAAGTTTGGAATGACGGATAATTCTCTTTCTTCTTACAGGTACTCTATGTCCTTCCTTATTCAAATGCAAAGAATGATGGCTTTAATTGGAACCTTTTGGTATCTTCCATTATGGGTTTTAAGACAATTACAACAATCTCAGTGTATGTAAATTATGTCAAAATGACTTTCTGCTTGTGACAGTGGCTTTGGCAATTTGATGAACCCTGTATTTTGTCTGTTCAGAGTACCGGCTGATGTTTAGAATTCTCTACTACAAATTGATGCTGTCAACTGTAGATTTTGCAATCAACTTGTCTAAATAGTTTTTAAGTCTTGCTACTGAAAAGTTCCCTGAAACTGGGATTATGTCTCTGATTTGAGATTGATGATGCCATGGGGTCTTCCTAAAAATTACCTTCTGCTCTCAGTTGCTTTGCTGGAAGTGTAGAAACTAATTTTGTAGTGATGATATTAAACTTGAGATTTGGCGTTACTGCATAAAGGACTCCTATTTCATGCGGGAAAACCTATCACCATGATAGTTCGTTTTCTTGTTCATTGGGTTTGTTTGGTGATACAAGGGCATGTGTGATGCAAAAGAGTGAAGTTTCAAGCACTTCTTGTCTGTCTATATGATATTCGTTGTCCTTTTGGATTAACCACCCAACCCTTCATTTCCTGTGCTGTTCTTCATTTCTTTGTTGATGCTTCTGTGATATTGTATTTCACTGAGGTGTCAAGCTGGCCTCTTGGTTGTAGATATATGCATACTTTAGCTTATTAGGTTTTCATCCTTCTATCTAACTTTCCACGGTAATGATGATATTACTATAATTACATGTCATTCTGGAAAATTCTAATTTCCTACCTTCTTCCTTTGTTAAGTTTACAGGGCGAGTTTCCTGCCAATACAAATATTCTATATGTTGATTTGCCCTCTGCTGAGCTAGTTGCGTCAAGTAATGATGAGACTAGTTTGCCTGGAATGGTGCTTAATGTGAAAAAGGCAATCACATATGTGGACCAGTTCGGAAGCAAGCATAGGTACATCTTCCAGTTGTGAAAGCTATTCTAAAGGTCTCTTTGTCTTCACTGGATGGAACATGTGCTTTTATCAAAATCATTGCTGATAGATACCATGATAACAAAAAGTGCATTGGACTCCATAGTTGAAAGTATCTTGTTTTTTTATAACTTCCAACTCACGTTCCTTCTATTTTGCAAGTAGAAATTAGAAAGGATGATATAAGATTAAAATGGTTCCTGCATGAAATACAAAGTTCTTTTGTTACACCTCTTGCATTAGCAGTTTCCTGCCTCTAGCTGCAAAGGAACTAATATGTCACACTTGTCACCCAGAAAAAAGAAAATGTCCATAATTTTTATCTTGATGTTGTTGAGCACACCAAGTGGACTTCCGTTGGCATTCCTAGTCGACTTAGAAATTACGAAAAATTCAGTTTTAATTTGGTTTTGAAATACTAAGTAACTAACCGTGCAATCAGAAATATCAAGACTAGTTAGAAGTATGAACTTTGCCACATTTGATGTGACATACTCCTCATTTTTGAGAGGAACAAAAAAGAAGAATGTGACATACTCTCCTTTTCCTGAAAGTCTTTTTTCTGTTAACACGTGAACTTGAATGGCGCTCTAATGATGTGATTGACATTTTCAAAGAACCCAAATTTATAAAGAATTCAGAATTAATTTGTGTTTTAACTGTCACGCACAATAGCCGTATATTCATGTGTCTGCACTGCATTACTGAAAAAGAAGCATTTACTTGGCCTTCTTTCTTGGATTTGGTTACTTTTTAAGTTTTATGTCTATTTAAAGTTGCTATATGTGTTTGGAAGTCTTCACATCATACTATCTTTGTTACTGCATGATTACTGGGTCAAAATAATGTCCTTGTTACTGCAGTAGCTTCTTATTTTAATGAGTTCCAAATACAGGATTCAATGAGATTTTACTTTCTGTTTCGTTCCAGTGTCCCAGGTGGCCGCCTTGAGTGCACAATGCAAAACCTTGCTGATAACTTTTTCAATACACGCTCATGTCGATGTTATGATGGTGTTGAAGGTCTACATGGCCACTTTCagtaaatttttctttttatcaCATACCATAAATCTTCCCTTCTGATCCAGTTTTAAATGAAATGACTTTGCTTATATTGCAGATGGACTAGATACTTTTATTGTATACAACGAAAGAAAGAAGGTGACATCTTCTGCCAAGAAGAAACGTAGACATGGTGACAAGTCGTTGCACCAGGTTATACAGAATTTAGTAGCTTCTTTATGAGAAATTTGGAACAGAGCATATTTTCCTTGATAGGCAGACACTCGACCCGGCCTTGAAATTCAGTTCTTCTAGCTTCTCGGTTTAAGTAATATTACAGAGGTCAAAAGAACTGCACTGCCTCTGTAGTAACAATCACATAAAGCTATGTCTCtgctttttgaatttttgggtacTGTTTCTTCTCATGAGATGCGTAGCATGTTCTTGTTCCCAGAACTCTGCATGGTTTTTTGGCCTCATGATGTGTGTCATACTAAAATACTTGAATCTCCAAATGTTCACATTTTCTTGTAAAAGTATCAATTAAATGAGGACACACCTAAGAAATGTGTCGAATCAAATGTCATGGGTTGAAGCTTTATCAATTATATGAGCTTAGTTACAGCTGAGGAGAAAAGAAACTAATGGCGATATATTTCTTGTCCATGAGAGTCAAAGCCCAGAGGCTaacatcacagttctggaggaTATGTATTTTAAAGTCTGTGTTTATTTTTTTCAGAAACTAGATTAGATCCGAAGTATTATTATAACTCATTGGCATTGAAATTGGTCCTTGCAGACTCCAGATGGCTCGCTGTTGGATATAATGCGTAATGCCTATGATATTCTTTCCCACTGTGAGATAAAAATTCCAAAGGTATTTTGCGGGACTGAACTTTCATCATTTGTATCCTTATCTATTGGAATATTCTGACCTAGTTACTTGAACTTGGTTAGTATATAACATGTTAGCGAGCAATTTATTCGAGTCTTCTTCCTAAGTACCTGTTTTTGTTGAAGTTGGTATACTTTTTTAAACTCCTTTTATGTATCTGCAGATTGAAGGTAACGAGAAGTATGTTGACTCTGGGCCTCCATTTCTTATTCTTCTCCATCCTGCTGTAGGTCCCCTTTGGGAAGTAACTAGACAGAAGGTAATCTGGCAATTGCCTTTCATTGTTTTAATATACTGCAGTTTTCCCTGATGTCGTGGATTTTCTTCTGAAACCCCCAAAACATAGAGTTTTGACTATGATTTGAAAAATTGACCTTGAAAGTTGATGTCTGCACCTAATTCATTCGCTGGCCTATTGTGTTCTTCTCCCGGCCATCATCTATCCATCGTCTAGGCTCTAGTAGCTAATTAATTGATTTACTATCTTCAAGTTTGACTACTATCTTCACTTTTTGTCCTTCTTGATTGTTTAGGAGAGAAGTCATGGGGCATGCTCTACTGTCATGAAAGTTGTAACCATTTCTTTTTGCTTTGTCTCTCTTAGTTCTACCGAGGTTCCATATCCAGGGGTTCAGAGTTGCAAATAGAGGTTGCTGAGTTCTTGTGGAGAGATGTGCAGGTTAGGATTTTTGGTTTGTGCAGCCAGGCCATGCTTTTCATATCGTTATGACCTATTTACTTGGCTGTGTTTTCCAGCTTGATGGGAGTTTGATCATTTTAGCTGAGAATATATTAGGTTCAACCACAattgatgaaaatggtgaaaccaTTCTACAGTATGGAAAAAGGTAATGAAGTCTACCTGGTGAAAATTCTTGAAACTACTAGTTTGATAGATGTCCAtttaatgataaaatcctttATGTAGGTGTGGGAGATGTAAGCTGGAGAATGTCAAGATATTGAATGATGGAATTAATTGGAATTCAAAAGAAAACTTATACTGGAAGCACGATGTGCAGCGATTTGAGGCAGTTAATGTGTTACTGCACGGAAATGCAGAATTTGAAGCAGCAGATGTTGTGTTGCAGGTTCGCTTAACCTTAGAGTATATGATTAGCATTTCAACATGCAAATGTGTAGTTGTTAATTTTCATTGTACTTTGGGAGGTAGTTAAGATTATTAGTGACTTCTTTGTGAAGTTGTATGTTAGTTTTTAGTCCCAGATTTCCCTTTGGCAGGCGGGGTAGGGGTTGTTTTTTGGTTAAacttcaaaattttattttaccAAGCATATCAATATGCACATATGACTCATTTGGACTCATGAGtcagttttgttttttggttaaacttcaaaattttattttaccAAGCATATCAATATGCACATATGACTCATTTGGACTCATGAGTCAGTTCTCAGCAAGCAGACTACTACCGAGTACCGACTATTCTGTCCTATCCTCAATCCAGTAGAGTTACTGGATAGTATCAACAATGGGTACAATCTCTAAGATAGTGTGCTATACTGGGTAACTATTCAGACACTCTAAATGCTTTTGCCATCTACAGAATTTCTGCCCATAGATGTGTAGCTGTAAAACAATTTCTCTTATCAGCTGCCAGAGAATCTTTGGTTCCTGAATCTTCTAGCATTCCTCTCGGACCAAATTTGATATACACTAGCTGCAAACAGGAACCCAATGATGCCTGCTCTGGCCTGGTGTTATTGCTTTTCTTAGCTGCCCATTGTACTTCCTTGATTTATCTCCTCTCCTAGCCAGTCCAGGATGGTGTTCCATATAAGCTTTGAGTACAACAGTCAAAGAAGAGATGCTCCAAAGTCTCCATTACACTGGTAGGGGTTGTTGGAAGTAAATTAAAAAGCTAAGTGCAGGATAATATCACCTATATTGACAGTTAACTGCCTTTTCTAGGGGTCGTCTTACCATGATTTTTTGCTTCTGTTAAGAAGGAATTTGAAGTATATGGTTTACATGACATCTTATTATGCATGCCCTATTGGAAAATCTATAACTgtgctttttttttattttattttatcaaatGCTGATATGCTACTTTTATCTTGTTTTCCAAATGCAGGGTAATCATGTTTTTGAAGTTCCAAATGGTTACAAAATGAAGATAACAACAGGAGACTCAGGTTTTTAGAAGATTTTGATCTAATATATTCTTAAGTTGCTCTTTTGTTATCATATTATTTTTACCAAGGCATTTCATATTGATTAACAGTTACATTAAATTGTTTCCTGTTATTGTACAAAAAATTTAATTTAGTAGCTAACTATTACTATATGAAACTGACTCTTTAATCAAGTCTCTAATAATCACAAAAACAACCACGACTACGCCTCAGTCCCAAACAAAGCTAGGTCGGTGATATGAAtcctcaattctttctttaaGCTCTATTCATATCATCAAGACAAAATAACATAAGAGTAGTAGGGAAAATACGTgaaatatatatgtaaataatactagtaataataagaataaataataatattccctccgtctcatattatcagtcgtggttactaaaaatagttgtctcaaattatttgtcattttagaagttcaacacaaaattgattattttttcccctttttacCGTTAGTAATAATTATCCTTGAAGACTACAAACACCTTAATTACGGATAACTTTGTTCAAATTTCAATAAGTCAACCTTGTTTTCTTAAACACATTATCATGTAAAATTACACAAATGCAATCAATTAACACCGGAATCCTAAAAACTTCTACCATTCTACACATAAATTGAGAAAATATTCAATGAAG
This sequence is a window from Nicotiana sylvestris chromosome 3, ASM39365v2, whole genome shotgun sequence. Protein-coding genes within it:
- the LOC104245548 gene encoding UTP--glucose-1-phosphate uridylyltransferase 3, chloroplastic; the encoded protein is MASSAPVLQQHNNFLFTFSSKTKNTNSIFFFNSYNSSLNCVTKPLASTSSSLFSSPFQTSSRPLIRLTRVSTAPVEYVPPAPDFDFHKEIARLKALKSKLDHCTNLKDRIRVIDSDSRVNSFFFSHKNSFSRVLETLHLDEFEVFLLKCVVAAGQQHVFGDVCTEFEQKRISLKSALYALAEMIENWDVNGGSGGGGGGGGVNGYGIGTEEHEALRSMLKIIGEVERFYDCIGGIIGYQIMVLELLAQSTFERQSLSHHSNKSLKREIIEIHPPHALDLSQDLEYASQAAIWGIEGLPNLGEIYPLGGSADRLGLVDPDSGECLPAAMLPYCGRSLLEGLIRDLQAREYLYFKLYGKQCITPVAIMTSAAKSNHERVTSLCEELHWFGRGRSNFKLFEQPLVPAVSAEDGQWLASGPFKPICKPGGHGVIWKLAYNEGVFQWFYDHGRRGATVRQVSNVVASTDLTLLALAGLGLRQGKKLGFASCKRNAGATEGINVLIEKKNLEGKWTYGISCIEYTEFDKFGMTDNSLSSYSLQGEFPANTNILYVDLPSAELVASSNDETSLPGMVLNVKKAITYVDQFGSKHSVPGGRLECTMQNLADNFFNTRSCRCYDGVEDGLDTFIVYNERKKVTSSAKKKRRHGDKSLHQTPDGSLLDIMRNAYDILSHCEIKIPKIEGNEKYVDSGPPFLILLHPAVGPLWEVTRQKFYRGSISRGSELQIEVAEFLWRDVQLDGSLIILAENILGSTTIDENGETILQYGKRCGRCKLENVKILNDGINWNSKENLYWKHDVQRFEAVNVLLHGNAEFEAADVVLQGNHVFEVPNGYKMKITTGDSGLAVELKPIEKKLMECGSWFWNYKIMGKHVQLELVEL